The following coding sequences lie in one Paraburkholderia largidicola genomic window:
- a CDS encoding MFS transporter, with product MSTPARARWPYVFVSAFLGTAIEQYDFLLYGTASALVFNRLFFPNLDPLAGTIASLGTYAAGYFARGAGALICGHFGDRIGRKTLLMVTLLVMGIASTLVGCLPTYASIGIWAPILLTTLRVLQGFAIGGEQSGAIVLGVESAPAHRRGLYGSWSNSGSYGGVLLSTGALLLTSLLPEPAFLSWGWRLPFLFSAVLVVIGLIGRARLPETVEFAQLQARHGVSRFPLRDLMRDHGRAVMIVFMARLGEITWSVFVVLFAVAYVTVQLKLPKSVILGAIMSGAALGVFMVPFFAALSDRIGRKPIYLAGLIACALYVWPFFTMLNTRDPVWIRVAVVLALGVVHPMMYGPQGGFFADMFDVRVRFSGVSIGAIGAIVGGGINPLICSSLLAQGHGNPNAVATYITASALVAACFTFFAPRRPLDATHAEPLTEAPELRPNPLGDARSA from the coding sequence ATGTCCACGCCTGCCCGCGCCCGCTGGCCGTATGTGTTTGTCTCCGCGTTTCTCGGCACGGCCATCGAGCAATACGACTTCCTTCTCTATGGCACGGCCTCGGCGCTGGTGTTCAACCGGCTGTTTTTCCCGAACCTCGATCCGCTCGCGGGCACGATCGCATCGCTCGGCACGTACGCCGCCGGTTATTTCGCGCGCGGCGCGGGGGCGCTGATCTGCGGACACTTCGGCGACAGGATCGGCCGCAAGACGCTGTTGATGGTCACGCTGCTCGTGATGGGCATCGCGTCGACGCTGGTCGGCTGCTTGCCGACGTACGCGTCCATCGGCATCTGGGCGCCGATCCTGCTGACGACGCTGCGCGTGCTCCAAGGCTTCGCCATCGGCGGCGAGCAGAGCGGGGCGATCGTGCTCGGCGTCGAGAGCGCGCCGGCGCATCGACGGGGACTGTACGGCAGCTGGAGCAACTCCGGCAGCTACGGCGGCGTGCTGCTATCGACAGGCGCGCTGCTGCTGACCTCGCTATTGCCCGAGCCCGCGTTTCTGTCATGGGGCTGGCGTCTGCCGTTTCTGTTCAGCGCGGTGCTGGTGGTGATCGGGTTGATCGGTCGCGCGCGTCTGCCGGAAACCGTCGAGTTCGCGCAATTGCAGGCGCGTCACGGCGTGTCCCGCTTTCCGCTCAGAGACCTGATGCGCGACCATGGGCGCGCTGTGATGATCGTCTTTATGGCGCGGCTGGGTGAAATCACGTGGTCGGTGTTCGTGGTGCTGTTCGCGGTCGCGTATGTCACGGTGCAGCTCAAGCTGCCGAAATCCGTGATTCTCGGCGCGATCATGAGCGGCGCGGCGCTCGGCGTTTTTATGGTGCCGTTCTTTGCGGCGCTGTCGGACCGTATCGGGCGGAAGCCGATCTATCTCGCCGGTTTGATCGCGTGCGCGCTCTACGTGTGGCCGTTCTTTACGATGCTCAATACGCGCGATCCTGTGTGGATCCGCGTCGCCGTCGTGCTCGCGCTCGGCGTCGTGCATCCGATGATGTACGGTCCGCAAGGCGGCTTCTTCGCCGACATGTTCGACGTGCGCGTGCGCTTCTCGGGTGTGTCGATTGGCGCGATCGGCGCGATTGTCGGCGGCGGGATCAATCCGTTGATCTGTTCGTCGTTGCTCGCGCAAGGGCACGGCAATCCGAACGCCGTGGCCACCTACATTACCGCGAGCGCGCTGGTCGCCGCGTGCTTTACGTTCTTCGCGCCGCGACGTCCGCTCGATGCAACGCACGCGGAACCCTTAACTGAGGCGCCGGAACTTCGCCCGAACCCGCTTGGCGACGCACGTTCTGCGTGA
- a CDS encoding FAD-dependent monooxygenase has translation MEDVDVLVVGAGPVGLLLGTELQRDGVAVSVIDTMPARGFFCKALGITPRTLEIFDDLGIVDRAIEAGVWLTGVETWVDGARVATRSMQVPEQGLPYGSLSLAQYETERLLEAAFTEHGGRVHYGFKLDSFVETDEGVEAFLTGPKGEARTVRCRWLVGCDGSHSKVRSALGLSYEGAQFPQTFALADVDVDWDHPRGPMYRFEWSDAARAKTSVAAVPVRGSVRRYRLSMIVPDEHSASLAGVAAPDFDTMRALLLPSLPEGTQLSSMRWSSVYRVSHRIASGYGHGRVFIAGDAAHIHPPVGGQGMNTGLQDAHNLAWKLAYVAKGLAHSKLLDSYSAERHPVGVDVVQSTSAALNAVLARQAANPAMRETQLLVTYRGSPIVADMCADADPELPAPGDRLPDACGLSQRFVGRPRRLHEFIGHGRHVLLGYVDAAGAQVDAFVDGYRALAGLLPDAASAVLVAAPGCDVSGGELTTVLTDTKGEFAAACRASGGMVWIVRPDGHIGWRSGHCSGDAVKNWGRVLRG, from the coding sequence ATGGAAGACGTGGATGTGCTCGTCGTCGGTGCGGGTCCCGTCGGCTTGCTGCTCGGCACCGAATTGCAGCGCGACGGCGTCGCCGTGAGCGTGATCGACACGATGCCGGCGAGAGGATTCTTCTGCAAGGCGCTCGGCATTACGCCGCGCACGCTGGAGATCTTCGACGATCTGGGAATCGTTGATCGCGCAATCGAGGCGGGTGTCTGGCTCACGGGCGTCGAGACGTGGGTCGACGGGGCGAGGGTGGCCACGCGCAGCATGCAGGTGCCGGAGCAGGGCTTGCCCTATGGGTCGCTTTCGCTTGCGCAGTACGAGACGGAGCGGCTGCTCGAAGCGGCGTTCACCGAACATGGCGGGCGCGTGCACTACGGTTTCAAGCTCGACAGCTTCGTCGAAACGGACGAGGGTGTCGAAGCGTTTCTGACGGGGCCCAAGGGCGAGGCGCGTACGGTGCGTTGCCGATGGCTCGTTGGATGTGACGGCTCGCATAGCAAGGTGCGTTCGGCATTGGGGCTGTCATATGAAGGCGCGCAATTTCCGCAGACTTTTGCGCTAGCCGATGTGGACGTCGACTGGGATCATCCGCGCGGGCCGATGTACCGCTTTGAATGGAGCGATGCGGCGCGCGCGAAAACCAGCGTGGCGGCGGTGCCCGTTCGCGGATCGGTGCGGCGCTACCGGCTGTCGATGATCGTGCCTGACGAGCATTCAGCCTCACTGGCGGGCGTTGCCGCACCCGATTTCGACACGATGCGTGCGCTGCTGTTGCCTTCGCTGCCCGAAGGCACGCAGTTGTCTTCGATGCGCTGGTCGTCGGTGTATCGGGTGAGCCATCGCATCGCGTCCGGGTATGGACACGGCCGCGTGTTCATTGCGGGCGATGCCGCACATATTCATCCGCCCGTCGGCGGTCAGGGGATGAATACGGGTTTGCAGGACGCGCACAACCTCGCATGGAAGCTCGCGTACGTGGCGAAAGGTCTTGCGCATTCCAAGTTGCTCGACAGTTATTCGGCGGAACGTCATCCCGTCGGCGTGGATGTCGTGCAGTCGACGAGCGCGGCGCTCAACGCCGTGCTCGCCCGCCAGGCCGCCAATCCGGCGATGCGCGAGACGCAGTTGCTGGTGACCTATCGCGGCAGTCCGATCGTCGCCGACATGTGCGCGGATGCGGACCCGGAGTTGCCCGCACCCGGCGACCGGCTGCCTGATGCGTGTGGTTTGTCGCAGCGCTTCGTGGGGCGCCCGCGACGGCTGCATGAGTTCATCGGGCATGGACGGCATGTGCTGCTTGGTTATGTCGATGCGGCTGGCGCGCAGGTTGATGCGTTTGTCGATGGCTACCGGGCGCTCGCCGGGTTGTTGCCGGATGCGGCCTCGGCTGTGCTGGTTGCGGCGCCCGGCTGCGACGTGTCGGGCGGCGAACTGACGACGGTGTTGACGGATACAAAGGGCGAGTTTGCGGCGGCATGTCGCGCGTCGGGCGGCATGGTGTGGATCGTGCGGCCGGATGGGCATATCGGATGGAGAAGCGGCCATTGCTCGGGCGATGCGGTGAAAAACTGGGGACGCGTTCTTCGCGGATAA
- a CDS encoding AraC family transcriptional regulator yields the protein MPDSSAFRLPYAPTLFPMPSSGIDELKRSLDYIVMPGELLFDGHVAQDELRACRLTGGGVLATAHMGRQEVRHDNDHLRWLTGDDVVVLVALAGRGTVTQQGCTLPFAKGDITFRRARVPSVARIDEPAHLLMIRLPIARFLGQAVSRHAQFRPQRADAGSGIVKSLHCFVDEVLPSFESMSPVTLAAAEEALVALLGAAYREAEEIAQRTGREAAPTVAQPLRWVQLTRFIEANLCDPELDVEACALALGVSKRYVHKLFEALGLQYGKYVLQQRLARCRDELRNPLLAGLSIEQIAYRNGFNDAAHFSRRFRDCYGASPREFRKRESLL from the coding sequence ATGCCCGACAGTTCCGCGTTCCGTCTGCCCTACGCGCCGACACTTTTCCCGATGCCGTCGAGCGGTATCGACGAGTTGAAGCGTTCGCTCGATTACATCGTGATGCCGGGCGAACTGCTGTTCGACGGACATGTCGCGCAAGACGAGTTGCGCGCATGCCGGCTGACGGGCGGCGGCGTGCTGGCAACGGCGCACATGGGCCGCCAGGAAGTGCGGCACGACAACGACCATCTGCGCTGGCTCACGGGCGATGACGTCGTCGTGCTGGTCGCGCTGGCGGGGCGCGGCACCGTCACGCAGCAAGGCTGCACGCTGCCGTTCGCAAAGGGCGATATCACGTTTCGGCGGGCACGTGTGCCGTCGGTTGCGCGTATCGACGAACCCGCGCATCTGTTGATGATCCGTTTGCCAATTGCGCGTTTTCTTGGTCAGGCGGTTTCGCGGCATGCGCAGTTCCGCCCGCAGCGCGCGGATGCCGGATCGGGCATCGTGAAGAGCCTGCATTGTTTCGTCGACGAGGTGCTGCCTTCTTTCGAGAGCATGAGTCCCGTCACACTCGCCGCCGCTGAAGAGGCGCTTGTTGCGCTGCTCGGCGCGGCCTATCGGGAAGCGGAGGAAATCGCGCAGCGCACGGGCCGCGAGGCGGCGCCCACCGTCGCGCAACCGCTGCGCTGGGTGCAGCTGACGCGGTTTATCGAAGCGAATCTGTGCGACCCGGAACTGGATGTCGAAGCGTGCGCGTTGGCTTTGGGTGTCTCGAAGCGCTACGTGCACAAGCTCTTCGAAGCGCTCGGTCTGCAGTATGGCAAGTACGTACTGCAGCAAAGGCTTGCGCGGTGTCGCGATGAGTTGCGCAATCCGTTGCTGGCCGGTCTGTCGATCGAACAGATTGCATATCGCAATGGCTTCAACGACGCGGCGCATTTCAGCCGGCGCTTTCGCGACTGCTACGGCGCGTCGCCGCGTGAGTTCCGCAAGCGCGAGAGCTTGCTCTGA
- a CDS encoding aldolase, whose protein sequence is MNEHDRELNDGLAAKMDSKLEQGAWDARQKIALACRMLAHEGHSETLAGQITVRETDGTFLTTAMAYGFDEATRSNVIRIDDEMNVIEGRGMANPAIRFHLWVYRRRPDVNCIVHTHPPYVNALSMTGRPLEVAHMDATPFHDDCAFLREWPGLPIGDSEGEIISTALGNKRVILLANHGFLAATSSLEESAYLSVLIERAARSQILAQSVGELKPIDAARAKESHDFLLLPSIVKSSFALFARRVIKREPDVLF, encoded by the coding sequence ATGAATGAACACGACCGGGAACTGAACGACGGCCTCGCCGCGAAGATGGACAGCAAGCTCGAACAGGGCGCATGGGACGCGCGCCAGAAAATCGCGCTTGCGTGCCGGATGCTCGCGCACGAGGGTCATTCCGAAACGCTCGCCGGACAGATCACCGTGCGCGAAACCGACGGCACGTTTCTGACTACGGCAATGGCATACGGCTTCGATGAAGCGACGCGCAGCAACGTGATCCGCATCGACGACGAAATGAACGTGATCGAAGGCCGCGGCATGGCCAATCCTGCGATCCGTTTTCATCTATGGGTCTACCGGCGGCGGCCCGACGTGAACTGCATCGTGCATACGCATCCGCCGTACGTGAATGCTTTGTCCATGACGGGACGTCCGCTCGAAGTCGCGCACATGGACGCCACGCCCTTTCACGACGACTGCGCGTTCCTGCGCGAATGGCCCGGCTTGCCGATCGGCGATAGCGAAGGCGAGATCATTTCGACGGCGCTCGGCAACAAGCGTGTGATTCTGCTGGCGAACCACGGCTTTCTCGCGGCGACGTCTTCGCTGGAAGAATCGGCGTATCTGTCGGTGCTGATCGAGCGCGCGGCGCGCAGCCAGATTCTTGCGCAGTCGGTGGGTGAACTGAAACCCATCGACGCGGCGCGCGCAAAAGAGTCGCACGATTTTCTGCTGCTGCCGAGCATCGTCAAGTCGAGCTTCGCGCTGTTCGCACGACGCGTGATCAAACGGGAGCCGGACGTGCTGTTCTGA
- the katG gene encoding catalase/peroxidase HPI, with amino-acid sequence MASDAKCPFIQTAGGGTTNRDWWPKQLRLDLLSQHSSRSNPLDKDFDYAEAFKGLDLAAVKKDLAALMTDSQDWWPADFGHYGPLFIRMAWHSAGTYRTGDGRGGGGRGQQRFAPLNSWPDNVSLDKARRLLWPVKQKYGQKISWADLLILSGNVALETMGFKTFGFAGGRVDTWEPDQDVYWGNEKTWLGGDVRYGKAAAPRDAGDEGVLVADEELHGQETSRTDGGRNLENPLGAVQMGLIYVNPEGPDGNPDPLAAAHDIRETFARMAMNDEETVALIAGGHTFGKTHGAGPADNVGAEPEAAELENQGLGWKSSFGSGKGGDTITSGLEVTWTATPTQWGMGFFENLFGHEWELTKSPAGANQWVAKGAAATIPHAHDPSKKLLPTMLTTDLSLRFDPEYEKISRRFMQNPDAFADAFARAWFKLTHRDMGPRARYLGPEVPAEELLWQDPIPAVNHPLVDENDIASLKQKVLASGLSVSQLVSTAWASASTFRGSDMRGGANGARIRLAPQKDWAANQPGQLAKVLTTLEGIQSEFNGAASGGKKISLADLIVLAGGAAIEQAAKNAGHPVSVPFTPGRMDASPEQTDVQSVAVLEPLADGFRNFVKGKYDVPAEALLIDKAQRLTLTAPEMTVLIGGLRVLNVHTGADTHGVFTKRPETLTNDFFRNLLDMGTEWTPTSPAREVFEGADRRTGEVKWTGTRVDLIFGSHAQLRALSEVYASEDAQEKFTRDFVAAWVKVMNLDRFDLA; translated from the coding sequence ATGGCAAGCGATGCAAAGTGCCCGTTCATTCAAACCGCTGGCGGCGGAACGACCAACCGCGACTGGTGGCCGAAGCAGCTTCGGCTGGATCTGCTCAGCCAGCATTCCAGCCGGTCCAATCCGCTGGACAAGGATTTCGACTACGCCGAGGCGTTCAAGGGCCTCGACCTCGCCGCCGTCAAGAAGGACCTCGCCGCGCTGATGACCGATTCGCAGGACTGGTGGCCCGCGGACTTCGGCCACTACGGACCGTTGTTCATCCGCATGGCGTGGCATAGCGCCGGCACATACCGCACGGGCGACGGACGCGGAGGCGGCGGTCGCGGCCAGCAGCGTTTCGCGCCGCTGAACAGTTGGCCTGACAATGTCAGCCTCGACAAAGCCCGCCGCCTGCTCTGGCCCGTCAAGCAGAAATACGGCCAGAAGATTTCCTGGGCCGATCTGCTGATCTTGTCCGGCAACGTCGCGCTCGAAACCATGGGCTTCAAGACCTTCGGCTTCGCGGGCGGCCGCGTGGACACCTGGGAGCCGGACCAGGACGTCTACTGGGGCAATGAAAAAACCTGGCTGGGCGGCGACGTTCGCTACGGTAAGGCCGCCGCGCCCCGCGACGCAGGCGACGAAGGCGTGCTCGTCGCCGACGAGGAACTGCACGGCCAGGAAACCAGCCGCACCGATGGCGGGCGGAATCTGGAGAATCCGCTTGGCGCGGTGCAGATGGGCCTGATCTATGTGAACCCGGAAGGACCGGACGGCAATCCCGATCCGCTCGCCGCCGCGCACGATATCCGCGAAACCTTCGCCCGCATGGCGATGAACGACGAGGAAACCGTGGCGCTGATCGCGGGCGGCCACACGTTCGGCAAGACGCACGGCGCCGGTCCCGCCGATAACGTCGGCGCCGAACCCGAAGCCGCCGAACTCGAAAATCAGGGCTTGGGCTGGAAAAGCAGCTTCGGCAGCGGCAAGGGCGGCGACACGATCACGAGCGGCCTGGAAGTCACCTGGACGGCCACGCCGACGCAATGGGGCATGGGCTTCTTCGAGAACCTGTTCGGCCATGAATGGGAATTGACCAAGAGCCCGGCTGGTGCGAACCAGTGGGTCGCCAAGGGCGCAGCGGCGACGATCCCGCACGCGCACGATCCGTCGAAAAAGCTGCTGCCGACGATGCTCACCACTGACCTGTCGCTACGCTTCGACCCCGAGTACGAGAAGATCTCGCGGCGCTTCATGCAGAACCCGGACGCATTCGCCGATGCCTTCGCGCGCGCCTGGTTCAAGCTGACGCACCGCGACATGGGGCCGCGCGCCCGCTACCTCGGCCCGGAAGTGCCCGCCGAAGAACTGCTCTGGCAGGACCCGATTCCCGCCGTGAATCATCCATTGGTCGATGAGAACGACATTGCGTCGCTGAAGCAGAAAGTGCTGGCTTCGGGGCTTTCCGTCTCGCAGCTGGTGTCGACGGCATGGGCGTCGGCGTCGACGTTCCGCGGCTCAGACATGCGCGGCGGCGCCAATGGCGCGCGCATCCGCCTTGCGCCGCAGAAGGACTGGGCGGCCAATCAGCCCGGGCAGCTGGCGAAGGTGCTGACAACGCTCGAAGGCATCCAGAGCGAGTTCAATGGCGCGGCGTCCGGTGGCAAGAAGATTTCGCTCGCCGATCTGATCGTGCTGGCGGGCGGCGCGGCGATCGAGCAGGCCGCGAAGAACGCCGGGCATCCCGTCAGCGTGCCGTTCACGCCGGGGCGCATGGACGCGTCGCCGGAACAGACCGACGTGCAATCCGTCGCCGTGCTGGAGCCGCTCGCCGATGGCTTCCGCAACTTCGTCAAGGGCAAGTACGACGTGCCGGCAGAAGCGCTGCTGATCGACAAGGCGCAACGGCTGACGCTGACGGCACCGGAGATGACGGTGCTGATCGGCGGCTTGCGGGTGCTGAACGTGCACACGGGCGCCGATACGCACGGCGTGTTCACGAAGCGTCCGGAAACGCTGACCAACGACTTCTTCCGCAACCTGCTCGACATGGGCACCGAATGGACGCCCACGTCGCCTGCACGGGAGGTGTTCGAAGGCGCTGACCGCCGGACGGGCGAAGTGAAGTGGACGGGCACACGCGTCGATCTGATCTTCGGCTCGCATGCGCAATTGCGCGCGCTGTCCGAGGTCTACGCGAGCGAGGACGCGCAGGAGAAGTTCACGCGCGACTTCGTTGCAGCATGGGTGAAGGTGATGAACCTCGACCGCTTCGATCTGGCCTGA
- a CDS encoding PepSY-associated TM helix domain-containing protein — translation MRTDLLRVYKTVHTWTGVICGLALFICFYAGAITMFKDQLIDWTTPRDSVHQLIRVEDSPKLIEQVLATQPDARKYLSLRFHDRDHAWLTWPTHGRTQRATATLDANGQLHVDTTHPSDVAQFVNVLHMTAGVPGGFDVGMGVMGVVSLLYGLALVSGVIVLLPTLIKDLFVLRIGKNLKRMWLDAHNVVGILSLPFHLVMALSVVGFGLHDYIYSAQDKLIYDGKLQPMLVAQNPFFGKAPVKPEQDATKLLAPTALLDRVRAQAPGFEPEELTWRRAGQPGATVFVRGEAPDYLARSGGFALMDPVSGEFVNHKFLPGDGNGDNWAAATSAIYALHFGSYGGAPIQWGYFLLGLAGAFLFYSGNLLWIESRRKTQRAENQSIAQRRSASFLASLTVGVALGCINGIALSLVAAKWLSGHVADMHQWHASIYYTVFLVCIAWAFVRGAPRAAVELLLCAVIATAALPLTSVAGWLFPSTNWWAGGSDGSLAVDIVAALGAACYAWMWRATARRVSMGRTDSVWFDRSRQKSVVSDISNVRGLP, via the coding sequence ATGCGCACCGATCTCCTACGCGTCTACAAGACCGTGCATACGTGGACCGGCGTGATCTGCGGGCTCGCGCTGTTCATCTGCTTCTACGCGGGCGCGATCACGATGTTCAAGGATCAGCTGATCGACTGGACCACGCCGCGCGACAGCGTGCATCAGCTGATTCGCGTCGAAGACTCGCCGAAGCTGATCGAGCAGGTGCTCGCGACGCAGCCCGACGCACGCAAGTATCTGTCGCTGCGTTTTCACGATCGCGATCACGCGTGGCTCACATGGCCCACGCACGGCCGCACGCAGCGCGCGACGGCCACGCTCGATGCGAACGGCCAGTTGCATGTCGACACGACGCATCCGTCCGATGTCGCGCAGTTCGTCAACGTGCTGCACATGACGGCGGGCGTGCCGGGCGGCTTCGATGTCGGCATGGGTGTGATGGGCGTGGTGTCACTGCTGTACGGCCTGGCGCTGGTGTCGGGCGTGATCGTGCTGTTGCCGACGCTGATCAAAGACCTGTTCGTGCTGCGTATCGGCAAGAACCTGAAGCGGATGTGGCTCGATGCGCACAACGTGGTCGGCATTCTGAGCTTGCCGTTTCATCTGGTGATGGCGCTGTCGGTGGTGGGCTTCGGGCTGCACGACTACATCTACAGCGCGCAGGACAAGCTGATCTACGACGGCAAGCTGCAACCGATGCTCGTCGCCCAGAATCCGTTCTTCGGCAAGGCACCTGTGAAGCCAGAACAGGACGCGACGAAACTGCTCGCGCCCACGGCTTTGCTCGACAGGGTGCGCGCGCAGGCGCCAGGCTTCGAGCCGGAAGAACTGACATGGCGGCGCGCGGGACAGCCTGGCGCAACAGTTTTCGTGCGAGGCGAAGCCCCGGATTACCTCGCACGCAGCGGCGGCTTCGCGCTAATGGACCCCGTCAGCGGCGAATTCGTGAACCACAAGTTCCTGCCCGGCGACGGCAATGGCGACAACTGGGCTGCTGCCACGAGTGCGATTTACGCGCTGCATTTCGGCAGCTACGGCGGCGCGCCGATTCAATGGGGCTACTTTCTGCTCGGACTCGCCGGTGCGTTCCTGTTTTACTCGGGCAATCTGCTGTGGATCGAAAGCCGGCGCAAGACGCAGCGCGCGGAGAACCAGAGCATCGCGCAGCGGCGCTCGGCGAGCTTTCTCGCGTCGTTGACGGTGGGTGTGGCGCTCGGTTGCATCAACGGCATTGCGTTGAGCCTCGTCGCAGCGAAGTGGCTGAGCGGCCATGTCGCGGATATGCACCAGTGGCACGCGTCGATCTACTACACGGTGTTTCTCGTGTGCATTGCGTGGGCGTTCGTGCGCGGCGCGCCGCGCGCGGCCGTCGAACTGCTGCTGTGCGCGGTGATTGCCACGGCTGCGCTGCCGTTGACGAGCGTCGCCGGCTGGCTGTTTCCATCGACGAACTGGTGGGCGGGCGGCAGCGACGGCTCGCTGGCCGTCGATATCGTCGCGGCGCTCGGCGCCGCATGCTACGCGTGGATGTGGCGCGCGACGGCCAGACGCGTATCGATGGGGCGCACCGACAGCGTCTGGTTCGACCGCTCGCGTCAGAAGTCCGTGGTCAGCGACATCAGCAACGTACGCGGCTTGCCCTGA
- a CDS encoding L-lactate permease — MYQQTYNPLGNAFLSTIIAAIPILTLLYFIALHRHRDAQGNVHLGISAPYAAFFGVIAAFIISCLVFRMPVASAVSAFALGSLSGFLGIIWIVLAAMFLYTMSVVTGKFEIVKESIVHISFDRRLQCVLIAFSFGAIIEGTSGFGTPVAIAGAVMVGLGFRPFQSAVLNLLANTAPVAWGAIGTPIVTLAAVSELDQVTLSAMAGHQLPFVSVLVPFWLVATFVKMEGGSWKEVFEVWPAMLCAGGSFALMQFYASGSPALHLMTDVVSGVFSVICTALFLRFVWHPKTRFLLRDEREALARAGKGTTPVTADRGEWKYPYSAAETVYAWMPWVILIACCALWGVPEFKKLLNNLFAGVTFSTTLLGSPFKGTLSLPVWDMPALHNLVQRMPPVVPANAKAEAARFTINWLSAAGTGVFVAALLSGLVLRLSATQWKDAFIQTMRRMKIPVLVIAQVLGLGFLTRYSGTDAVLGLAFTGAGVLYPFFAAFLGWLGVFLTGSDTASNALFGSLQRITAQQLNLNPILIVATNSTGGVMGKMIDAQSIMVACAACYDDPKERSFALGPIFRTVFFHSIAGAALIGVIAMLQAYVFPGMIPIPPAGK, encoded by the coding sequence ATGTACCAGCAAACCTATAACCCGTTGGGCAATGCATTCCTTTCCACGATCATTGCCGCGATCCCGATCCTGACGCTGCTGTACTTCATCGCCCTGCACCGCCACCGCGACGCGCAGGGCAACGTGCATCTGGGCATCTCCGCGCCGTATGCGGCGTTTTTCGGCGTCATCGCCGCGTTCATCATCTCGTGTCTCGTCTTCAGAATGCCGGTGGCGTCGGCCGTTTCCGCGTTTGCGCTCGGCTCGCTTTCCGGCTTTCTCGGCATCATCTGGATCGTGCTCGCCGCCATGTTTCTGTACACGATGAGCGTCGTGACAGGCAAGTTCGAGATCGTGAAGGAATCGATCGTCCATATTTCCTTCGATCGGCGGCTGCAATGCGTGCTGATCGCTTTTTCGTTCGGCGCGATCATCGAAGGCACGTCGGGCTTCGGCACGCCTGTTGCGATTGCGGGCGCCGTGATGGTCGGGCTTGGCTTCCGGCCGTTCCAGTCCGCCGTGCTGAATCTGCTGGCGAATACGGCGCCCGTCGCGTGGGGCGCGATCGGCACGCCGATCGTCACGCTCGCGGCCGTGAGCGAGCTCGATCAGGTCACGCTGTCGGCGATGGCGGGCCATCAATTGCCGTTCGTCTCGGTCCTCGTACCCTTCTGGCTGGTCGCGACCTTCGTGAAGATGGAAGGCGGATCGTGGAAAGAAGTCTTCGAAGTCTGGCCCGCGATGCTCTGCGCAGGCGGATCGTTCGCGCTCATGCAGTTCTACGCGTCGGGCAGCCCCGCGCTGCATCTGATGACGGACGTCGTATCCGGCGTGTTCTCGGTGATCTGCACGGCGTTGTTCCTGCGCTTCGTGTGGCATCCGAAAACGCGCTTCCTGCTGCGCGATGAACGCGAAGCGCTCGCGCGCGCCGGCAAGGGCACGACACCCGTCACGGCGGACCGCGGCGAATGGAAGTACCCGTATTCAGCGGCGGAAACGGTCTATGCGTGGATGCCATGGGTGATCCTGATCGCCTGTTGCGCGCTGTGGGGCGTGCCGGAGTTCAAGAAGCTGCTCAACAACCTGTTCGCGGGCGTCACGTTTTCGACGACGCTGCTCGGCTCCCCCTTCAAGGGCACGCTGTCGCTGCCCGTCTGGGACATGCCCGCGCTGCACAACCTCGTGCAACGGATGCCGCCCGTGGTGCCCGCCAACGCCAAAGCGGAAGCAGCGCGCTTCACGATCAACTGGCTGTCGGCGGCGGGCACGGGCGTCTTCGTTGCAGCGCTGCTGTCGGGTCTCGTGCTGAGGCTGAGCGCCACGCAGTGGAAAGACGCCTTCATTCAAACCATGCGCCGGATGAAAATCCCCGTGCTGGTGATCGCCCAGGTGCTGGGCCTCGGATTCCTCACACGCTACTCAGGCACCGACGCCGTGCTCGGCCTCGCGTTCACGGGCGCGGGCGTGCTCTACCCGTTCTTCGCGGCGTTCCTCGGCTGGCTCGGCGTGTTCCTGACGGGCTCCGACACGGCGTCGAACGCGCTGTTCGGCAGCCTGCAGCGCATCACGGCGCAGCAGCTCAATCTGAACCCGATCCTGATCGTGGCGACCAACTCGACGGGCGGCGTGATGGGCAAGATGATCGACGCGCAGTCCATCATGGTCGCGTGCGCGGCCTGCTACGACGACCCGAAGGAGCGCTCATTCGCGCTCGGCCCTATTTTCCGCACGGTATTCTTCCATTCCATTGCCGGCGCCGCGTTAATCGGCGTGATTGCGATGTTGCAGGCCTATGTTTTCCCCGGGATGATTCCGATCCCGCCTGCCGGCAAATAA